The candidate division WOR-3 bacterium nucleotide sequence CAGGATTTCAGCCTCCCGGGTATTCATTGTCACGAAATCCGGGATTTCAATGAACTGTTTTACGGCATCCGGATCCATAAATTTTTTCCCCGATGTCGAAAAAAGAACTGTATTCCACACTATAACAGCCCCGGAAAATATTTTTTTTATCCTGGGCACAAGTTCTGGAAGACATATACCGATTTTTATTGCTTGAGGACTTTCAATTAGTTCAATGTCCGATAAAACGCTGTCAACGCTTCTGAACTCAGTTCGCTTTACCGCTTCATCGTTTTGGCTCGTGAAACAAGTAACTGTGCCGCCGGCATCAGCGCCCAAAATTGTCAGTATCTCAATGTCCTTTACAAATCCGGCTTTACCTGAAGGATCCAGCCCAGAAAGAGCGATAACTTTTTTATTGCCCACTCTTGATTATATTTAATAAATGCGCTAAATCAAATTAAAAAATCTAAATAAAAAAACTTGACAGAAATAAAATAATGATAGTATAAATCATTACACTATTGGTATAATAAAGGAAACTATATGTCTATTAAAAGAAATGATCTCGTTCGTAACTTTAAAAAAGACTACATAATCGAAATGGCTTTAAATGCATTCTTGAAAAAAGGTGTTGATAACACGACAATAGAAGACATAGCAAAAGAAACCTCATACACAAAAAAAACCATATATTCATATTTTAAAAGTAAAGAAGAAATATATGTATTCATTGGCATCAAGGCATTTGAAAAAATTGGAGAAAAATTCGACAGTATTTTGACCGGAAAAAAAACCGGCATCGAAAAAATCTTCGCTTTAATGCACGAATACCGCTCATTTTATTCAGAAAATCCAAATCTTCTCGTCTTGCTCATAAATTGGGACATGGGTAAAGTTGACTTCAGCAAAGTAAATACTGAAACCTATGAAAAATTCAAGAATTACAATGAACGAGCTATTTTACGCGTTGAAAATGCGTTAAAACTCGGCATTGAAGACGGAACTTTCAGACCCGATGTCAATGTACATTGCACTGTCGGTCATTTTCTTTACCTTCTCAGAACAACACTGTACCAGTCTATAATCGGCGAGGCAAAAGAATGCATTTATTA carries:
- a CDS encoding bifunctional hydroxymethylpyrimidine kinase/phosphomethylpyrimidine kinase, which encodes MGNKKVIALSGLDPSGKAGFVKDIEILTILGADAGGTVTCFTSQNDEAVKRTEFRSVDSVLSDIELIESPQAIKIGICLPELVPRIKKIFSGAVIVWNTVLFSTSGKKFMDPDAVKQFIEIPDFVTMNTREAEILGRPENSVVTGGHESGKHVKVYYQGKEFRTERVEGEFRGTGCSFSSALAAFLAFGYGIEKAITESMNFLYKILKVS
- a CDS encoding TetR/AcrR family transcriptional regulator, encoding MSIKRNDLVRNFKKDYIIEMALNAFLKKGVDNTTIEDIAKETSYTKKTIYSYFKSKEEIYVFIGIKAFEKIGEKFDSILTGKKTGIEKIFALMHEYRSFYSENPNLLVLLINWDMGKVDFSKVNTETYEKFKNYNERAILRVENALKLGIEDGTFRPDVNVHCTVGHFLYLLRTTLYQSIIGEAKECIYYFSEFVKLFLKGLENNGSFEKFCKFHDNNGTEVKKGGNENETKF